A stretch of Methanocalculus natronophilus DNA encodes these proteins:
- a CDS encoding glycosyltransferase family 4 protein, translating to MRIVYIATSTIPSRTANSIHVMKMCQAFAQNGHEVTLIVPDWKEGIESGVEDVYEFYGVERCFSIKYCGTQPGKLNRITYGLKAVKQAKKLSPHILYSRDVVTSYFATLQYMQVIFESHAPIKDSGIFSNWIFQRLISMPTLKKIIVITQALKKYYLDNYPIPPETILVAPDGADMVPEQTIPFQFPNQGRKLQVGYVGHLYKGRGIDIICQLADICSWADFHIIGGRDTDIHYLQNNTSHLSNLYIHGFKTPRDAERYRLGCDVLIAPYQLRVSVFGKGDTTTENWMSPMKIFEYMAVGKAIVASDLPVLREVLYDEYNALLCDPEDIDTWVIAMTRLLNNTELRFKLGENAKSEFYNKYTWYVRSRNIIIN from the coding sequence ATGAGAATTGTTTATATTGCGACTTCGACCATCCCGTCACGGACGGCTAATAGTATTCATGTGATGAAGATGTGCCAGGCGTTTGCGCAGAATGGGCATGAGGTGACGCTTATTGTACCGGACTGGAAAGAGGGGATTGAGTCGGGTGTGGAGGATGTGTATGAATTTTATGGGGTGGAGAGGTGTTTTAGTATAAAATATTGTGGCACCCAACCTGGTAAGCTAAACAGAATTACTTATGGTCTGAAGGCAGTGAAACAGGCAAAAAAATTGTCACCTCATATTTTATACAGTCGAGATGTCGTCACCTCATATTTTGCAACACTTCAGTATATGCAAGTTATCTTTGAATCTCACGCTCCAATCAAGGATTCTGGGATATTTTCGAATTGGATTTTCCAAAGGTTAATTAGCATGCCAACACTTAAAAAAATCATAGTGATCACTCAGGCCTTAAAAAAATATTATCTAGATAATTATCCAATACCACCAGAGACAATTCTAGTAGCTCCTGATGGGGCGGATATGGTCCCAGAACAAACTATTCCATTTCAATTTCCAAATCAAGGTAGGAAGCTGCAAGTTGGTTATGTTGGCCATTTGTATAAGGGGCGTGGCATTGATATCATCTGTCAATTAGCAGATATTTGTTCATGGGCAGATTTTCACATAATTGGTGGAAGAGATACAGATATTCATTATTTACAAAATAATACTTCACACCTTTCTAATTTATATATACACGGCTTTAAAACACCACGTGATGCTGAACGATATCGTCTTGGGTGTGACGTTCTTATTGCACCATATCAGCTTCGTGTATCCGTTTTTGGTAAAGGCGATACGACCACAGAGAACTGGATGTCTCCGATGAAAATCTTTGAGTATATGGCTGTAGGAAAAGCTATAGTTGCTTCTGATTTACCAGTTTTAAGGGAAGTTTTATATGACGAATATAATGCACTTCTCTGCGATCCCGAGGATATCGATACTTGGGTTATAGCAATGACCCGGCTACTTAATAATACTGAATTGCGCTTTAAATTAGGAGAAAACGCTAAATCAGAATTTTACAATAAATATACTTGGTATGTACGTTCAAGAAATATAATTATAAATTAA
- a CDS encoding transposase: MDIYDLAEDYLSDPQGAMQTLLTTFMNMVMRCEAEQQAGAGYYERSEHRTATRNGYSERGLKTRYGDIRLQKPEFRERPFQTIIFERYSRVERALILAITESYINGVSTRKINETMKHFGITNICPDTVSRMAKCQRRSRNPQVCRNNSPHLT, from the coding sequence ATGGATATATACGATTTAGCAGAAGATTATCTTTCCGATCCACAGGGTGCAATGCAGACCCTGCTGACCACCTTTATGAACATGGTTATGCGCTGTGAGGCTGAGCAGCAAGCTGGAGCAGGGTATTATGAGCGTTCTGAACACCGGACCGCCACACGGAACGGGTATTCAGAACGAGGTTTAAAAACACGATACGGCGACATACGGCTTCAAAAACCTGAGTTTCGTGAGAGGCCATTCCAGACAATTATCTTTGAGCGATACTCACGAGTTGAACGCGCTCTTATTCTTGCAATCACCGAGTCGTATATCAACGGTGTCTCGACCCGAAAGATCAATGAAACGATGAAACACTTCGGGATCACCAATATCTGTCCGGATACCGTCTCCAGGATGGCCAAGTGTCAACGTCGGTCTAGAAATCCCCAAGTATGTCGGAATAATTCTCCCCACCTCACTTAA
- the istB gene encoding IS21-like element helper ATPase IstB — MTTLLLEQIHHRLTMMKLDAMDALLEPTLERAMNENLSPIETIGYLVEQEWNNRTSTRIRTRTKSAGFPLLKRIEEFDFTFQPSIDQTVIRDLATLRFIDTAENVVFLGPPGVGKTHLAIGLGVSAIEQGIPVLFINASVLIEQLKEAYHSDQLDRYLKKLTRPGLLIIDEIGYLPFDAQAAYCFFQLISRRYEQGSTIFTSNKSFGNWGEIFQDQVIAAALLDRILHHCRTVNIRGESYRMKDRKSHKLWVNKHESAE; from the coding sequence ATGACGACTCTTCTTCTTGAGCAGATCCATCACCGCCTTACCATGATGAAACTGGATGCAATGGATGCTCTGCTTGAACCAACGCTTGAACGTGCAATGAATGAGAACCTCAGTCCCATAGAGACGATCGGGTATCTGGTTGAACAGGAATGGAACAACAGGACATCGACGAGAATTAGAACCCGTACAAAAAGTGCTGGTTTCCCTCTTCTGAAGCGAATTGAAGAGTTTGATTTTACGTTTCAACCCTCAATTGATCAGACGGTGATCAGAGATCTTGCCACTCTGAGATTTATCGATACTGCAGAAAATGTGGTCTTCCTTGGACCACCAGGCGTTGGAAAAACGCATCTGGCGATTGGTCTGGGTGTTTCAGCAATTGAACAGGGGATCCCGGTTCTCTTCATCAATGCGTCTGTCCTGATCGAACAGCTCAAAGAAGCATATCACAGTGATCAGCTTGATCGGTATCTGAAGAAACTCACCCGACCAGGTCTCCTGATCATCGATGAGATCGGGTATCTTCCATTTGATGCTCAGGCAGCGTACTGCTTCTTCCAGTTGATATCCCGGCGATATGAGCAGGGATCAACGATCTTCACCTCGAACAAATCGTTTGGTAACTGGGGAGAGATCTTTCAGGATCAGGTGATTGCCGCAGCACTTCTGGATCGAATCCTGCACCACTGTAGAACGGTGAATATCCGGGGAGAGAGTTATCGTATGAAAGACAGAAAGAGCCACAAATTATGGGTGAACAAGCATGAATCGGCAGAATAG
- the istA gene encoding IS21 family transposase, translating into MLLDLAREQELATGKVNISLLARETGYDRKTIVRHLSLDQPSKHPQTRNKPSKLDPFKPYIKERLNNYPRLSRVRLLEEIQDLGYDGGTTILGDYIRQIRPNITIPAEIRYETKPGEMMQCDWLEYPYETANGSKKKVYGLSMVLGYSRMRYVEFFPHQGLPALLKGHLGAFEYFGGVTEMILYDNLRSVVLNRKYPSTSSEFHPLFADFRDHFGFTSRLCRLGRAKTKGKVERAIHYIKDNLLYGRTFHSIEDLNLQARTWLNCVNGKVHGTTNEIPFDRLVRENLRPFSSYKPYLLKRKESRKVSKDCYISLYGNSYSVPWKFAGRRVDAYVHENHVSIQADGTEICTHILLNGRNERSKKKEHFEGLYKEILGLSSNTAKKERVKKPAIDQHSVETRDLAEYDAFAEEGRV; encoded by the coding sequence ATGTTACTGGATTTAGCTCGTGAACAGGAACTGGCAACAGGGAAAGTCAATATCAGCTTGCTGGCCCGAGAAACCGGTTATGACAGAAAAACCATAGTTCGGCACCTGTCTTTGGATCAACCATCAAAACATCCTCAGACCAGAAATAAGCCAAGCAAGCTGGATCCCTTCAAACCATACATCAAGGAGAGGCTGAACAATTATCCTCGTCTGAGCCGTGTTCGACTTCTGGAAGAGATCCAGGATCTCGGGTATGATGGCGGAACAACAATACTTGGCGATTATATCCGGCAGATTCGTCCTAACATCACCATTCCTGCTGAAATCAGATATGAAACCAAACCAGGAGAGATGATGCAGTGTGACTGGCTTGAGTATCCCTATGAAACGGCCAATGGATCCAAAAAGAAGGTTTATGGCCTCTCAATGGTTCTTGGCTATTCGCGAATGAGATATGTAGAATTCTTCCCCCATCAGGGTCTTCCTGCTCTTCTCAAAGGACACCTGGGCGCCTTTGAGTATTTTGGTGGAGTTACTGAGATGATCCTCTATGATAACCTTCGGAGTGTCGTTCTTAACCGGAAATATCCCTCAACCTCTTCAGAATTTCATCCCCTCTTTGCAGACTTCCGTGACCACTTCGGGTTTACATCACGGCTCTGCCGGCTGGGTCGGGCCAAAACCAAAGGTAAAGTTGAGCGTGCAATTCACTACATCAAAGACAACCTCTTGTACGGCCGAACATTCCATTCTATTGAGGATCTGAATCTTCAGGCACGTACCTGGCTCAACTGCGTCAATGGGAAAGTTCATGGAACCACCAATGAGATTCCGTTTGATCGCCTGGTTCGGGAGAACCTTCGTCCTTTCTCCTCGTACAAACCGTATCTCCTCAAGAGGAAAGAATCCCGAAAAGTTTCCAAAGACTGCTACATCTCGTTATACGGGAATAGCTACTCAGTTCCCTGGAAGTTTGCAGGAAGACGTGTTGACGCATATGTCCACGAGAATCACGTGTCAATTCAAGCTGATGGCACAGAGATCTGCACCCATATTCTCCTGAATGGAAGAAACGAGCGTTCAAAGAAAAAAGAGCATTTTGAAGGGCTTTACAAAGAAATCCTGGGTTTATCCAGCAATACGGCAAAGAAAGAACGGGTAAAAAAGCCAGCCATTGATCAACATTCTGTTGAAACACGAGACCTTGCCGAATATGACGCTTTTGCAGAGGAGGGCCGGGTATGA
- a CDS encoding IS256 family transposase — translation MEHSFPYLIVDATYLKVRRGTRVVSQALLITAGIREDGFREILSIDLMDSEGEAFWYEHFEMLKERGLHGVQLLISDGHTGIQNAVQRAFLGSSWQMCHVHMHRIIKSKGIRRSDIKNVVEIVRNGIQGDFQALQNAIQQLEEMGYKSAAASLERFSTDLLNYQAFPEEHWKRLRTTNMLERVNLEIKRRSRSIGAFPNGDSAMRLIGSILIDINEDWLCGKRYLTISPPVDEMTRSPRECPAAV, via the coding sequence ATCGAGCATTCTTTCCCGTATTTAATCGTTGATGCAACGTATCTCAAGGTCCGTCGCGGTACCCGTGTTGTATCCCAGGCTCTTCTCATCACAGCCGGGATCCGGGAGGATGGGTTCCGTGAGATACTCAGTATCGACCTGATGGACAGCGAAGGTGAAGCCTTCTGGTACGAACATTTTGAGATGCTCAAGGAGCGTGGTCTCCACGGAGTACAACTTCTCATCTCTGATGGACACACAGGGATTCAGAATGCAGTTCAACGAGCTTTTCTCGGTTCTAGCTGGCAGATGTGTCATGTCCATATGCACAGGATCATCAAATCCAAGGGGATCAGGAGGTCCGATATAAAAAACGTTGTTGAGATTGTCAGAAATGGAATTCAGGGAGATTTCCAGGCACTCCAGAACGCCATACAACAGTTGGAAGAGATGGGATACAAGAGTGCTGCGGCAAGTCTTGAACGGTTCTCTACGGACCTTCTCAACTACCAGGCGTTTCCTGAAGAGCACTGGAAACGTCTCAGGACAACGAATATGCTGGAACGCGTGAATCTTGAGATTAAGAGGAGATCACGAAGTATTGGGGCGTTTCCGAACGGCGATTCAGCGATGCGTCTTATAGGGTCGATCCTGATCGATATCAATGAAGACTGGCTCTGTGGCAAACGATACCTGACGATATCGCCTCCTGTCGATGAGATGACCAGATCGCCGAGAGAGTGTCCTGCAGCTGTTTAA
- a CDS encoding DNA topoisomerase IV subunit A, with protein MKELSESDQQKNTHTINRLVGIASAWYDQIADGEIPSIRLPTRTKQNIAYDEATDVWKYGEKESTRSASTARSAIHLLKMAYVIGFLKGQLTENRSSTLREMYYISESWKKAKFTAQDESNYLVEDLEIVTALEREAFHLRPEEDGATIFGPLRLRESTRRGIREIHCRDDVGEAGYSIPNNVGNVDLIDHDAKFVIAMETGGMYARLQENGFDDEFGAILLHLKGQPARSTRRMLKKLNEELGLPILIFTDGDPWSYRIYASIAYGSIKSAHMSELLATPAARFIGVQPSDIRDYDLPADSLSEQDIAALKAELTDPRFATDYWREQINLQLSMGLKSEQQAFAARGLDFVTGEYLPKRLREMGVV; from the coding sequence TTGAAAGAACTATCAGAAAGCGATCAACAGAAGAACACACACACTATCAACCGCCTCGTCGGCATTGCGAGTGCGTGGTATGACCAGATCGCAGATGGCGAGATCCCCTCGATCCGGCTACCGACCCGGACAAAACAGAATATCGCCTATGATGAGGCAACTGACGTCTGGAAGTACGGGGAGAAGGAGAGCACCCGGTCTGCATCGACTGCCCGGAGTGCGATCCATCTTCTGAAGATGGCGTATGTGATCGGGTTTCTAAAGGGCCAGCTCACAGAGAACCGCTCCTCGACGCTGAGGGAGATGTACTATATCTCTGAATCATGGAAGAAGGCGAAGTTCACGGCACAGGATGAGAGCAACTATTTAGTTGAGGATCTTGAGATCGTCACCGCACTTGAACGCGAAGCCTTCCATCTCCGGCCTGAGGAGGATGGGGCAACGATCTTTGGCCCTCTCAGACTCCGGGAGTCGACCCGCCGTGGGATCCGTGAGATACACTGCCGGGATGATGTGGGGGAGGCCGGGTATTCCATCCCAAATAATGTCGGCAATGTTGATCTGATCGACCATGACGCGAAGTTCGTCATTGCGATGGAGACCGGCGGTATGTATGCCCGTCTCCAGGAGAATGGCTTTGATGACGAATTTGGCGCAATCCTCCTCCACCTGAAGGGGCAGCCGGCACGGTCCACCCGGCGGATGCTGAAGAAGCTGAATGAGGAGCTCGGCCTCCCGATCCTCATCTTCACCGACGGCGATCCCTGGAGTTACCGGATCTATGCATCGATCGCCTATGGCTCCATCAAGAGTGCGCATATGTCCGAGCTCCTCGCCACCCCGGCGGCCCGGTTCATCGGCGTCCAGCCCTCGGACATCCGGGACTATGACCTCCCTGCCGACAGTTTAAGCGAGCAGGACATCGCCGCCCTGAAGGCGGAGCTGACCGACCCCCGGTTTGCAACGGATTACTGGCGCGAGCAGATTAACCTTCAGTTGTCGATGGGGCTGAAGTCGGAGCAGCAGGCGTTTGCGGCACGGGGGCTGGACTTTGTGACGGGGGAGTATCTGCCGAAGAGGTTGAGAGAGATGGGGGTTGTGTGA
- a CDS encoding HepT-like ribonuclease domain-containing protein, whose translation MQHNDTVYIRHAIDAAEKAIEISQEISKKDLHGDDVYSLALIRLLEIIGEAANHVSKKYKLDHPEVPWSHMIGMRNRLIHGYFDIDIDIVWDTVNKDLPPLVSLLKKIL comes from the coding sequence ATGCAACATAACGATACAGTGTACATTCGCCATGCAATTGATGCGGCTGAAAAGGCGATTGAGATCTCTCAGGAGATAAGTAAAAAAGACCTCCATGGAGATGATGTCTACTCCCTTGCACTTATCAGACTTCTTGAGATAATTGGTGAGGCAGCCAATCACGTTTCAAAAAAATATAAATTGGATCATCCAGAGGTTCCATGGAGCCATATGATTGGAATGAGAAACAGACTTATCCACGGTTATTTTGATATAGACATAGATATTGTCTGGGACACTGTAAACAAAGATCTTCCCCCTTTAGTTAGTTTGCTCAAAAAAATATTATGA
- a CDS encoding nucleotidyltransferase family protein produces the protein MTQSPQVPIPHEEIADFCKKYYIRRLALFGSVLREDFSRESDIDVLIEFEEGKTPGFFTIFSMEEELSELFGGRKIDIRTPKDLSRYFRDDVINSCEVCYAT, from the coding sequence ATGACACAAAGCCCGCAGGTACCCATCCCCCATGAGGAGATTGCAGACTTCTGCAAGAAGTATTATATTCGACGCCTGGCCCTTTTTGGATCGGTTCTCAGAGAAGATTTTTCGAGAGAAAGTGATATCGACGTCCTTATCGAGTTTGAAGAGGGAAAAACCCCCGGATTTTTTACAATATTTTCAATGGAAGAAGAATTATCTGAACTCTTTGGAGGAAGGAAGATTGATATCAGGACACCGAAAGATTTGAGTAGATATTTCAGAGATGATGTCATAAATTCGTGTGAAGTCTGTTATGCAACATAA
- a CDS encoding type II toxin-antitoxin system HicB family antitoxin: protein MEEGRCMERGFVISVEKDDDGYFAHIPAVQGCYAQGDTYEEVLANISPIYMKCYT, encoded by the coding sequence ATGGAAGAGGGTCGATGCATGGAGAGGGGTTTTGTGATCTCAGTTGAAAAGGACGACGATGGCTATTTCGCCCATATACCAGCAGTCCAGGGATGCTACGCCCAGGGTGACACCTATGAGGAGGTTCTTGCCAATATCTCGCCAATATACATGAAGTGCTACACCTGA
- a CDS encoding DNA topoisomerase VI subunit B: protein MVLAEELAKQQKSISVAEFFEKNKHLLGFDSPIRGLITTLKEAIDNALDACEEAAVLPDILVIIRKTESGTFTIAVEDNGPGIVPQQVPFVFGKLLYGSRFHQVRQSRGQQGIGISAAVLYAQLTSGVPATVISRTSAKTKAHKFSLMINTRTNEPDVLSHEEIEWALPHGTRIELEFESSISAKKRLLEYLKYTSIVNPHARFRIEIDSEGTVFERVSGDIPPCPQSIRPHPYGIEFGILKRMAAASDATVETFLQEEFSRVGKKTATEILAHARVPASARAADLDPQNLKKILAAMQEVRIPAPPASTCLSPIGEELILSGLEKEFALDFVKSRSRAPGVFSGHSFVVEAAIGYGGRLEAEGSARIMRFANRVPLLYQQGACAITQSVASVNWKSYGIAQSGLPQGPVLILVHIASTNVPFTSESKDAVASIPEIEKEIVLALQDLGRDLKAFLSRRDRSRIAEDRARAVCAIIPDIADKVAEIVGKPVPETAAIEGRIMRRVVVKRGLLDGRVQIRIDNHTTKTVELTLYDISNDSGEGATVAPDFSTDLDGEVTKCWRVALEPAASWATQYPGAGGGSLTVQGMDESQMVVMDLLE, encoded by the coding sequence GTGGTACTTGCTGAGGAACTTGCAAAACAACAGAAAAGCATCAGTGTCGCCGAGTTCTTTGAGAAGAACAAGCATCTGCTTGGATTTGATTCGCCGATACGCGGCCTGATTACCACGCTGAAGGAGGCAATCGATAATGCCCTTGACGCCTGCGAGGAGGCAGCAGTCCTCCCCGATATCCTGGTGATCATCAGAAAGACTGAGTCAGGGACATTCACAATCGCTGTTGAGGATAACGGCCCAGGCATCGTCCCGCAGCAGGTGCCGTTTGTCTTTGGGAAGCTCCTCTATGGATCGCGGTTCCACCAGGTGCGCCAGAGCAGGGGGCAGCAGGGGATTGGGATATCAGCAGCAGTCCTCTATGCACAACTGACGAGCGGAGTTCCTGCCACGGTGATATCGCGCACCAGCGCGAAGACGAAGGCTCATAAATTCTCCCTGATGATCAACACCCGGACAAATGAGCCGGATGTGCTCTCCCACGAGGAGATAGAATGGGCGCTTCCGCATGGAACAAGGATTGAGCTTGAGTTTGAAAGTTCGATCTCGGCAAAGAAGCGGCTGCTTGAGTACCTGAAATATACCTCTATTGTGAACCCCCATGCCCGGTTCCGGATCGAGATTGATTCCGAGGGAACGGTATTTGAACGGGTTTCAGGAGATATTCCGCCATGCCCGCAGTCTATCAGGCCGCATCCATACGGGATTGAGTTTGGGATTTTAAAGAGGATGGCTGCTGCGAGTGATGCAACAGTTGAAACATTTCTCCAGGAGGAGTTTTCAAGGGTCGGGAAGAAGACGGCAACAGAGATCCTCGCCCATGCTCGAGTGCCTGCATCTGCACGGGCCGCTGACCTTGACCCGCAGAACCTGAAGAAGATCCTCGCTGCCATGCAGGAGGTGAGGATCCCGGCTCCACCTGCGTCCACCTGCCTCTCCCCGATTGGAGAGGAACTGATCCTCTCCGGCCTTGAGAAGGAGTTTGCCCTTGATTTTGTGAAGTCCAGAAGCCGGGCGCCGGGCGTCTTCTCAGGCCACTCATTTGTGGTGGAGGCGGCAATCGGGTATGGAGGGCGGCTTGAGGCAGAGGGTTCAGCCCGGATCATGCGGTTTGCAAACCGGGTGCCGCTCCTGTACCAGCAGGGAGCCTGTGCCATTACCCAGTCGGTTGCCTCGGTGAACTGGAAGAGTTATGGGATTGCCCAGTCCGGTCTGCCCCAGGGTCCGGTGCTGATTCTCGTGCATATCGCCTCGACCAATGTGCCCTTTACCAGTGAGAGCAAGGATGCGGTCGCCTCCATCCCTGAGATAGAGAAAGAGATCGTGCTCGCACTCCAGGATCTTGGCCGCGACCTGAAGGCGTTCCTCTCCCGCCGGGACAGAAGCCGGATTGCTGAGGATCGTGCCCGTGCGGTCTGTGCGATCATACCGGATATTGCAGACAAGGTTGCAGAGATCGTCGGGAAGCCGGTGCCTGAGACCGCCGCAATTGAAGGGCGGATCATGCGGCGGGTGGTGGTGAAACGCGGGCTTCTTGATGGAAGGGTGCAGATACGAATTGATAACCACACCACAAAGACAGTTGAACTGACTCTCTATGACATCTCAAATGATTCCGGGGAGGGAGCAACGGTTGCCCCGGACTTTTCAACTGATCTTGATGGCGAGGTGACAAAGTGCTGGCGGGTCGCACTTGAGCCGGCTGCTTCATGGGCGACACAGTATCCGGGTGCCGGTGGCGGCAGCCTGACGGTGCAGGGGATGGATGAGTCGCAGATGGTGGTGATGGACCTTCTGGAGTGA
- the hisS gene encoding histidine--tRNA ligase, with translation MIQRPRGTRDFFPDELEGRRSIEAAMRKAVSCWGYREIATPAFEHLELFTTRSGEGIVGEMYAFQDKGGRDISLRPELTAPVLRMYVNEAKVLKKPVRWYYMGDCFRYERPQKGRYRQFWQFGVELIGADSAYADAEVMAVGHDLLRSAGVSFELRVGDLAMMRSLLANLDPVLQKQVRGCLDKRDYGALEEIDLDADLSLNLRALIESKTLDDAFAITGPIPEEERIRETFGMLEAHGVPFVQNFGIARGLDYYTGSVFEAFAENLGAENQIMGGGAYRLAHLFGGEDTPSCGFAIGFDRVMVSRGETLVKRPCTVAVATTPEGRRYGISVAAAFRTAGVRTIADLLGRSLSAQLSQAAKHADYVVVIGAREAEAGMVTLRNLATGEQEMVTIQDAVAGVVGSGTC, from the coding sequence ATGATTCAGAGACCAAGAGGAACACGTGATTTTTTTCCTGATGAGCTTGAAGGGCGAAGGAGTATCGAGGCAGCCATGCGAAAGGCCGTCTCATGCTGGGGATACCGGGAGATTGCAACCCCGGCATTTGAACATCTTGAACTCTTCACCACACGGTCAGGCGAGGGTATCGTTGGGGAGATGTATGCCTTCCAGGATAAGGGTGGACGGGATATTTCCCTTCGGCCTGAGCTGACAGCCCCGGTTCTCAGGATGTACGTGAATGAGGCGAAAGTCCTGAAAAAACCGGTCCGCTGGTATTATATGGGAGACTGTTTCCGGTATGAACGGCCCCAGAAAGGGAGATACCGGCAGTTCTGGCAGTTTGGTGTGGAGCTGATCGGAGCGGATTCTGCATATGCAGATGCCGAGGTGATGGCAGTCGGCCATGATCTTCTGAGGTCTGCGGGTGTATCGTTTGAGCTTCGTGTTGGGGATCTTGCGATGATGCGGAGCCTGCTTGCGAACCTTGATCCCGTTCTGCAGAAGCAGGTGCGTGGCTGCCTTGACAAGCGTGACTATGGTGCGCTTGAGGAGATCGATCTGGATGCTGATCTCAGTCTGAATCTCAGGGCATTAATCGAGTCAAAGACACTGGATGATGCCTTTGCAATCACCGGACCAATCCCTGAGGAGGAACGGATCAGGGAGACGTTTGGGATGCTTGAGGCGCACGGCGTGCCGTTTGTCCAGAATTTTGGGATCGCCCGTGGCCTTGATTACTATACCGGATCGGTCTTTGAGGCATTTGCTGAGAACCTTGGGGCCGAGAACCAGATTATGGGTGGAGGCGCCTACCGCCTTGCACACCTCTTTGGCGGCGAAGATACCCCCTCCTGCGGGTTTGCCATCGGCTTTGACCGTGTGATGGTCTCACGGGGGGAGACTCTGGTGAAGCGTCCCTGCACGGTTGCAGTTGCGACCACGCCTGAGGGGCGGAGATATGGGATCTCGGTTGCTGCTGCATTCAGAACGGCAGGGGTCCGGACGATTGCTGATCTGCTTGGACGAAGCCTCTCTGCCCAGCTCTCGCAGGCGGCAAAACATGCCGATTATGTTGTTGTGATCGGTGCTCGCGAGGCAGAAGCCGGGATGGTGACACTCAGGAACCTGGCAACCGGAGAGCAGGAGATGGTGACAATTCAGGATGCTGTCGCCGGGGTGGTTGGCAGTGGTACTTGCTGA
- a CDS encoding ABC transporter permease: MDILFLVTCFGAAVTIFLWLRDLRIYGRTGYAGYRRAAVRGVLFSAAATAGIAAAWFGQPFLGIGLVLLALYLQGKDERERIWTDEDALTRFFGAATVKKR; this comes from the coding sequence ATGGATATCCTCTTTCTTGTCACCTGTTTTGGAGCCGCCGTCACCATATTCCTCTGGCTGCGTGATCTCCGGATCTACGGGCGGACCGGATATGCAGGGTACCGGAGAGCGGCAGTCCGGGGAGTCCTCTTCAGCGCTGCTGCAACTGCCGGGATTGCTGCTGCGTGGTTTGGCCAGCCATTCCTTGGGATAGGTCTTGTACTGCTTGCACTCTACCTGCAGGGGAAGGATGAACGGGAGCGGATCTGGACCGATGAGGATGCATTGACACGGTTCTTCGGTGCGGCAACGGTAAAGAAGAGATAA
- the larB gene encoding nickel pincer cofactor biosynthesis protein LarB, with protein MPMNQRLVQLLEDVRSGRSTPEEAAEQIGGLRIEEVGALARLDLGRQIRCGIPEVVLAEGKDTPHLAKIMRRYAETTGRCLASRATEEQAAAIQEAAPDLTCEYHPDARIIILSDGRMRPSTGGTVAIITAGTSDIRVAEEARIIAEEMGCSTLTAYDVGAAGIHRLFPALQALRDADVYIVCAGREGTLPAVVAGLVGRPVIGVPVSVGYGYMGKGEAALASMLQSCAVLAVVNIDAGFTAGAFAAQIANGAEKP; from the coding sequence ATGCCAATGAACCAACGCCTGGTACAACTCCTTGAAGATGTCCGATCCGGCCGCTCTACCCCTGAAGAGGCAGCAGAGCAGATCGGCGGCCTCAGGATAGAAGAGGTTGGCGCACTCGCCCGGCTCGATCTCGGCAGACAGATCCGCTGCGGCATACCTGAGGTGGTGCTTGCAGAAGGAAAGGATACCCCGCATCTTGCAAAGATCATGCGGCGGTATGCAGAAACAACCGGCCGCTGCCTTGCGAGCAGGGCAACAGAGGAACAGGCAGCTGCAATACAAGAGGCAGCACCTGATCTCACCTGCGAGTATCATCCTGATGCCCGGATCATCATCCTCTCGGATGGCCGGATGAGACCGTCCACCGGCGGAACTGTGGCTATTATCACCGCCGGTACATCAGATATCCGCGTGGCAGAAGAAGCACGGATCATTGCAGAGGAGATGGGATGCAGCACACTCACGGCATATGATGTCGGTGCTGCAGGTATTCACCGGCTCTTTCCGGCCCTCCAGGCCCTCCGGGATGCAGATGTCTATATCGTCTGCGCCGGGAGGGAAGGAACGCTCCCTGCTGTTGTTGCAGGCCTTGTTGGCCGGCCTGTCATCGGGGTGCCTGTCTCGGTCGGGTATGGGTACATGGGCAAAGGCGAAGCGGCACTTGCCAGCATGCTCCAGTCATGTGCGGTGCTTGCGGTCGTCAATATTGATGCAGGCTTCACTGCCGGGGCATTTGCGGCACAGATCGCCAATGGAGCAGAAAAACCATGA